TAAATAAATGAAGCTACCGAAAGGGGAAAGTTTCCCCGGAGTTTCACGACACATTAAAGATCAATGAGAATGTTCGAGGAGGGGCGAACACATGTCACTACTAAGAACTGAAGCTGATGTCATGCTAGCTACGGCAGGTCGAGTGGATGACACCAATGCTCAGGTACAGGGCGAACTCCAAAGATTGCGTGGGGTAGTTGACGGAGTACGGGGTAGTTGGGCAGGACAGGCCCAGGTGAGCTTCGATGGGCTCATGGAGAGATGGAATAGCTCTGCTAGGCAAATACAAGAGGCGTTGAGTTCGATTAGTGAAAATATTCGCTCAAACGCGGCCAATTACGCACATATCGAAGCAGACAACGCCCAGGCCTTCAGCGCTGTCGGCGGCCAAGGACTCAATCTATAAATCAGCAGCAGGAGGAATAACAACGATGACGCAGATTAAATATCAATTTGGCGCTATTGAGGGGGCAGCTGCAGATATTTCCGCCACCTCTGGGCGGATCAATCAACTTCTTGCGGATCTTAAATCACACATTCAACCAATGGTTTCTAGCTGGGAAGGAGAGGCCGCAACTGCCTACCAGGCAGCGCAAAACCAGTGGGATCGCGCAGCTGAAGAGCTTAACCATGTCCTAGCCACAATTTCTCGCACTGTGTCTCAAGGAAATGAGAGGATGAGTGACGTGAATCGGCGTGCAGCGGCAAGCTGGGGGTAGAAAAGCACATGGGTTAGCCTGCTCCGGGCCGATAACTCACGTATTTTCTCACTCCTTGAACTGAGGGCATGAATGGTAGTCATGCCAGGGCAGATGGGGCAGTTCCAGGAGTACCGAAAAGATCGGGGGAATGGTCTGTGAGCCGGAATCACAGCACTCGTGTTCCAGAAACGACGGGTGCTGTGATTTTTATAATGGGAACACTGCGCTCAAAACACAAAAGTGAGCGGTTTGGAAGTGGTCGTCAACATCGCTATGATGGTTCACTTGTGTGGAGTTTGCTTTAGCTATGTCTTGCGGAGATGAACCGGAAGTCAAAAGCTTAGAGGCAAACAGCGTAATCAACTCGGGTCTCCACCGGCCGCCGTGTTTGATTTCCACCCCTGGTTTCGCCTCAGACACCAGGATTTTGGCTGGCAGTTCTGGACAGACTTTTAAAGGAGTCATTTTGTCTACTTTCCACCCGAAGAGTGGTGACATTACCCGCAAGTGGTATGTCATCGATGCCACTGACGTGGTACTGGGTCGTCTTGCTACCCATGCAGCTAATCTGCTGCGCGGAAAAGGCAAGCCGATTTTTGCCCCCAACGTTGACTGTGGTGATCACGTCATCATCATCAATGCTGACAAGGTTCGTGTATCTTCCAACAAGCGTGAGCGTGAGTTCCGCTATCGCCACTCCGGTTACCCGGGTGGTTTGAAGACCATGACCTTGGGTCGTGCCTTAGATCTTCACCCAGAGCGTACTGTCTTTGAAGCTATCAAAGGCATGATGCCGCACAATAAGCTCTCCCGCGCTTCCGTAAAGAAGCTGCATGTCTTCGCTGGTGAGGATCATCCTTACGCCGGCCAGAAGCCCGAGAACTACGAGATCAAGCAGGTGGCACAGTGACCGAAAATAACACCGAGAACAATATTGCCGACGCCGCGGACATCGCTGCTGCAGCTGCTGCTACTGAGGAATTCACCAACACCATTGGTGATGCTGTAGCTCCAGCTGAAAGCGAAGGAGAAGTTGAGGTTCAGGCTCCCGCTCAGCACGAAGGTCCCATCCAGACTGTAGGACGTCGTAAGCGCGCTATCGTACGGGTTCGGATGGTTCCGGGTTCCGGAAAATTCTCCTGCAACGGTCGCACCTTGGAGGATTACTTCCCGAATAAGTTGCATCAGCAGCTGATTAAGGATCCGCTCACCCTTCTAGAGCGTGAAGGACAATTCGATATTCAAGCTAACTTGAAAGGCGGTGGCCCCACCGGACAGGCTGGTGCTTTCCGGTTAGCTATTGCCCGTGCTCTGAATATCTACAACCCAGGTGATCGTCCCGCCCTGAAGAAGGCAGGATTCCTCACCCGTGATTCTCGTGCTGTGGAGCGCAAGAAGGCTGGTCTGCACAAGGCTCGTCGTGCACCGCAGTACTCCAAGCGTTAATCCAATCGCTGCAGCTTCATCGCCTCTTATTGTTGTTGGCTTAGATTCCCAGTTTTCTCGCTGGGACATACTCTGGGCCTCAGCACTAGGGGGCGTTTTGCGTTGCCTCGACTAGGTGTGGACGTCGCACAAATAACACCAACACACCCCACCTTGGCTAAAATCTCACCCCGTGGGCACGGCATAATAGCTGTCATGACTCGACTTTTCGGAACAGATGGGGTTCGTGGCCTCGCTAACAAGACACTCACTGCCTCCCTGGCGTTAAAGCTAGGAGCGGCAGCAGCCGAGGTGCTTACTCGAGAGGTACATTCCTCTAAGCGCCGCCCAGTGGCTATTGTTGGTCGCGATCCTAGGGTTTCGGGAGAAATGCTGGCTGCCGCTCTGGCTGCGGGAATGGCATCCCGAGGGGTTGATGTGCTGCGGGTAGGAGTTTTGCCCACCCCGGCGGTGGCTTATCTCACGGATGATTATGGGGCAGATATTGGGGTGATGATCTCCGCCTCCCATAATCCCATGCCAGATAATGGCATCAAGTTCTTCTCGGCCGGGGGACATAAACTGCCGGATGACATTGAAGATGAAATCGAAAACGCCATGTCCGAATTGGATGAGGAAGGCCCCACCGGACACGGAATTGGGCGGATTATTGAAGAAGCCCCAGATGCCCGGGAACGCTATCTTCATCATCTTGCCCATGCGGTGCGGACCGATCTATCTGGGATTAAGGTCGTTGTGGATACAGCAAACGGTGCGGCTTTTGATGTTGCGCCTGCGGCCTACCGTGCGGCGGGGGCTGAGGTGATTGCTATTCACCATAAACCCAATGCCTACAACATCAACGATGAATGTGGCTCCACCCACATCGACCAAATTCAAGCAGCGGTTCTAGAGCATGGGGCTGATCTTGGTTTGGCGCATGATGGCGACGCTGATAGGTGTTTAGCGGTGGATCATGAAGGACATATCGTTGATGGGGATCAGATCATGGCGATCTTAGCGGTAGCCATGCAGGAAAAAAATAATCTTCGGGAAAATACTCTGGTTGCCACGGTGATGTCGAATTTAGGGTTAAAACTCGCGATGGATAACGCTGGCATTTCGATGGTGAACACCAAGGTGGGGGACCGTTATGTTCTAGCTGAGTTGAATGCTCGGAATTTATCTCTCGGGGGTGAACAATCGGGGCACATCATTCAGCCGGCCTATTCCACGACAGGTGATGGTTTACTCACTGGTTTATCGTTGATGGCGCGCATGGCTCAAACTCACTCCTCGCTCCAGGAGCTCGCCCAGGTTATGCAGGTTTTGCCGCAAGTACTCATCAATGTTCCGGTGTCTGATAAAAACGCCATTTTGGATGATCCTTCGGTTCGGGCAGCAATTTCTGCTGCCGAGGAAGAATTGGGGGAAACAGGTCGAGTCCTCCTGCGCGCGTCCGGCACTGAGGAGTTATTCCGGGTGATGGTAGAGGCCGCCTCAGAAGACAAAGCACGTGCTGTTGCGGGACGACTTGCTGCGGTGGTTGCCGCAGTGTAGGCGTATCGTTTCACAGCCCGACGGGAACCTCAACGCTTCTTTTCCAGTCCAAGGTGTAAAAACACTGGCACGGCGAAAAGGGGCGTTTTGTGATTTCCAGGTCAAGTATCCACGTGGAATTTCAACAATCAATGGCAGCACTCGAAGCTACCCGGATCTCTACGGAACAGTGCCGTCATGAGCATTGTGCAAGCCCTCCGGCTTTTCCGGCCGAAGCCCTAGGGAAGGGTTTTAGCGATTATGGTCACGCGCTAAGAACTGCGTTAGAACAGGTCTATCAAGCTAATCTTGATCGTTTGGATCTATCGGACACAACGGTGTATGCGGCGCAGCGTGATCTCCAGCAAATAGGTGGCACGGACCGTCAGATCGCTGAAGATATGTCGATTTCTGAATGAGGGGGCAACGATGAGTTCGACGCTATCTGCAGGTTCTTCTATTCAAGATATCTATGCATCGACGGTAGGGGATCTCCAAAGTGCATCTCGAGGTTTGTACCAAGGTCCACAATCTAGTACCGAAGAACTCCTGGCTTTAGCTCAACGCACTGATGGGCTTGATACCGGGGCTCTAGCCGAACATGTGAAGCGAGCGTCGGGGCCGTCTTTATCGGGTTATATATCAGGAGCTTTGGAGCACGCGCATGATCTTCTCCACGGCGTGCTAGAAGGTGGAATAGCTGGGTTTCTTCAAGAGTTACTTAATGATTTTGCTCATCAGGATGAACGCGCAGATCAGCTCTGTGTGCAGGCGGAAGATGCAGCTGACACTATTGATAGCATCTGCCAGGACACCAATACGGCCATTTATGAAGTCCTCAAATTAATGCAGCAGTCGGTGAAAATCCTCGTGGGTTTTCTCGGCACCTTGGATCCGGCAATACGCAGTGAGGAGTTTTATGCCGCAGTGCGTTGTGCTGCAGACCTCATCAATGAGGCGGGGGGATGTGTGAAAGATTCTTTTCACAGCCGGGATGAAGCCCTAGGAGCATGTTTTCACCAGTTCTTACGCTGTGCTGAACGGGTGTCTGATCATCCTGCGCCGCAGACTCCCTCGGCATTATCCGCCCAGGATTGTGCCGTAGCTAATGCAGCAACTCAAGTAGCGACGTCAACGGCGAGCACTATGGGTGGTTCTACGGGATTGACTACTCCAACCCCACCCCCAGGCCTGTCGATTCCACAGATACCGTCCCTACCACCCCTACAATGTCCGCCATTTACGCTTCCGAACGCTGAGTCTTTCGGCGGAGTATTAGGCGCAGCGGGAATAGGAGTAGCGGTGGCGGGAGCTGGAGCCCTTATTTCTCACCTGGAAAACTGTTTGCCGATGTCGGTAGTGCCAGAGATCCCTGAAGTTCCAGAGCTCTGCGAAACACCCGATGAGGGAGAGCCAAACGTAGGGGAGAGTGGTGATCTATGCCCTGAAAAACCAGAGACACCCAAAGCTCCGGATCCGGAACCTTGCGCTAAGACGGCCGGGGAGTCAAGCGTTGATCTTGATAACGTGCCGGAGCCACCACCTCCGGCGGGAAAGATAGCGAATATGGACAATGCCGCTGCCCCGGTCACGGATCTAGGGAGTGATTCATTAGCTTCTAGCCCCCACACGCCAACTGGTGAAGAAGGGTTGAGTGCAGCCTCAGCCGACAGAGAAGAGCAGAATACCACCTCAACCACGGTGGATATGCCGGGAGAAGCTCATAAGGCAGGAGAATGGTGATGAATGAATTTGAAGAGTTTGCGAAGCAGTTTCGAGCGAGAGCGCAAGCGCGATTATTGGAATTTGAGAAGGTTCTGCAAGAAGCTACTCGGCAGGTGCCCAATGATCGACTGCGCTCTCAACCGCGACAATTAAGCGAACAACCACCAGGGCAAGAGACGTCGCTGCGCCGGCGCGGTCCAGTAAAAAGTGTGCTGAGAGAATCGAGGTGGGAGTAGCTCCTCATCCTCAGTGCTTGGCTATGGCTACGACCTAGTTCTGAATTTCGCTCAGCGCGGTACTGGAACTTAGCTCTACTCCTGCTTTTTCGGCTAATTCTTCACCCACGTAGGAGCGCACCTTCTTAGCTTCAGCCAGGGCGGCGGAAAAACCGGAGTACTTATTTTGCTGATCTAGTTGATGCAGCAAGAAGCCGGTGATCAGTCCGCGAGCTGTTTCCTGCGCAGACCACTGAGGTTTGCCATTTCCGATAGCTAAATTCAGCAAAGAGTCCTCGCTAAAGCCCAACTGATTAGCCTTAGCGATTTCTCGGTAGGCGACGTCTCCTCGCCAGCTATACGCCAGTTTTGCGGGATTACCGGCATCGATCAAAGAGTCATGGCCAGAACCAATAACTAAACCTGGAATATCTAGTGATCGAGCAGCAGCAACGGCGGACGGGGCAGTAACCGCAGGATAGAGTGCTGCCACTGCTTTAACTTTGGGATTGTCAACAGCAGCCAGGACGGCACATCCCGCTCCCATCCCGTGTCCTACCAGACCTAATTTCCCGGGTCCCACGGTGACACTTCCGGTACCTAACTTGACGCCGGCGATGATTTGTAGACAGGATTCTAGGTCGGCAGCAAAGCCACGGTGATCAGGGGAGAAACCGGTTTCGGTATTGGGGGCAGCCACTGCGATTCCCCAGCTGGCAAAGTGACGCAGCGTGGCGTGGTATTTCCCGACGTTTTTCATCCAGTCATGCCCAAAGACAATTCCTGGAACTCCATTGCCCTCCGCAGGGACATAGACCTTCCCCGGAAGGCCGGCATAGTCCAGGTCTCCCACGAGGACATGATGGGGACCACGCTTGGATAACTTCGATAGATGTTTCTTCAAATTCTCAGACACGTGTCCCAGGATATAGTCTAGGGTCCATGTGCGGAATTATTGGATATGTAGGTAACCGTCAGGGAATGCCGCTGGCGCTGGATGCGTTGCGCCGAATGGAGTACCGGGGTTATGACTCAGCAGGTATTGCAGTAGCGGATAATCACCAAATTAATTCGGTAAAAAGGGCAGGAAAACTGCGTAATTTAGAGGATCGCATTGCCGAAATTGGTGAAGAAAACTTCCACGGTTCCACCGCCATTGGGCACACTCGGTGGGCGACACATGGTCGACCGACGAATGAAAATGCTCACCCCCATATGTCCTTCGATGGCAAGGTTGCCATTGTCCACAACGGCATCATTGAGAATTTTGCGCCGCTGCGGGAAGAACTACAGCGCAAAGGTATAGAGATGATGTCGGAAACTGATTCCGAGGTGGCCGCACACCTGCTGGCGCTGGCTTATCAAGAAGGGGAGACTGCCGGTAATTTCCAGGCCTCAGCATTAGCGGTTCTTAACCGTCTTGAGGGAGCTTTTACTCTGCTTTTCATGCATGCTGATCATCCCGATCAGATCATTGCTGGGCGGCGTTCAACTCCACTCATTGTGGGGGTAGGCGACAATGAGATGTTCTTAGGTTCAGATGTTGCTGCTTTTATCGAATACACGAAGAACGCGGTGGAATTAGGACAAGATAACGTCGTCGTCCTCCGTCAGCATGATTTTGAGATCCTCAATTTTGACGGATCGCCTGCGCAAGGTCGAGCCTTCACGATCGATTGGGATCTAGCTGCAGCGGAAAAGGGCGGATTTGATTCCTTTATGCTCAAGGAAATCCATGAGCAGCCAGCCGCGGTCCGTGACACGCTGGCAGGACATTATCACAATGGCCGGGTTACCTTAGATGAACAGAACCTCAGTGACGAGGACCTCAAATATATTGATCAGGTGTTTGTCGTGGCCTGTGGTTCGGCCTATCATTCCGGCCTTCTCGCAAAATACGCCATTGAGCATTGGGTTCGTATTCCGGTGCAAATTGAGGTGGCCAGCGAATTTCGATACCGTGATCCGGTGTTAGATGAGCGCACTCTGGTTTTAGCAATCTCCCAATCCGGTGAAACAGCTGATACCTTGGAAGCAGTCCGACATGCAAAGTCGCAGGGGGCTAAAGTTTTAGCGGTATGTAATACCAATGGTTCGCAGATTCCCCGCGAGTCAGATGCGGTGCTCTATACCCACGCTGGCCCTGAAATCGGGGTAGCGTCCACCAAAGCTTTCTTAGCGCAAGTCGCAGCCAATTACATCGTGGGATTAGCGCTAGCCCAGGCTAAAGGCACCAAGTACCCGGATGAAATTGCGGAGATCTACCGTTCCTTGGAGGAAATCCCAGCGAAAATTGAGTCGCTATTGGCGTGCGAAGATCAGGTCACTGACATTGCGCAACTTCTAGGGGCGGTGCGCACCATGTTGTTCTTAGGTCGCGGCGTTGGCTACCCGGTTGCCCTCGAGGGTGCTTTGAAATTGAAGGAGCTTGCCTATATTCACGCTGAAGGTTTCCCGGCCGGAGAGCTTAAGCATGGGCCCATTGCGCTCATTGAGGATGATCTTCCTGTTGTGGTGGTAGTTCCCAGCCCGCGGGGAGTAACGTTGCTGCACTCCAAGATTGTGTCGAATATCCAAGAGATTCGGGCTCGCGGGGCAAAAACTATTGTGATTGCGGAAGAGGGCGATACCGCTGTCGAACCTTATGCCAATTGGTTGATTCGGATACCGGAAACTCCCTCGATGATGCAGCCGTTGTTAGCGACTGTGCCTTTGCAGTTCTTGGCGGCAGAGATTGCACGTCAATGTGGCAATGAGGATATTGACAAGCCCCGTAATCTCGCGAAGTCTGTCACCGTTGAATAGCAGTAACGTGGAAAATTTATCGACGCCACTATGCCGTCCATTGATTCAAACGCGGATCGACCTGGGGGCGATTGCCCATAACACTCGGGTTGTGAAAGAGCGATTGCGGCCGGGCACTCAGCTCATGGCGGTTGTTAAAGCCGACGGGTACAACCACGGTGCGGTCTCTGTTGCCCGGGTGATGGTGGAAAATGGGGCCGACGCCCTCGGGGTTGCTACCTTGCCGGAAGCTCTGGAACTACGTCGTGCCGGAATTGAGGTTCCGGTGCTGGCTTGGATGTGGACACCTCACATCCCGTCGGAGGTTATGGCTCACGTGCTGTCGAACAATATTGCTGTGGGGGTGGCGTCTTTAGCCCACGCCCAAGCAATTGCCCAGGTGACTCAACGCGGCATACCGGCTGAGGTGTACGTGAAGGTAGAAACCGGGATGCACCGCTCAGGAGTGGACCCGGAACACTGGGAAACTGTTTTTTCCTACCTAAAAAACACCCCCGGAGTGCAGGTGCAAGGAGTTTTTAGCCACCTATCCTCCGCCGACGATCCTAAAAATCCAGCGACTGACCTACAAGCCACACAGTTTTTCCGCGCTATTGAATGCGGCCGCGCGGTGGGATTGGAGCTGCCAATTAATCATCTGTGTAATTCTCCAGCGACGATGACTCGCCCTGATCTTCATGGCGACATGGTTCGGGTAGGAGTGTGTCTGTATGGCGGCCAGCCAGTCTTCCAAGAGTCCTTCCCGGTTCAGCCGGCGATGAGCTGGCTATCCGAGGTGGTGATGGTAAAACCTATCGCTCAAGGGGAAGCCACTAGTTATGGTTTGACCTGGGCCGCCCAGCGCGCTGGATACCTAGCCGTCGTTCCGGTGGGCTATGCCGATGGTTTGCCTCGCTCCGCTCAAGGAGTGTTGGAGGTTGCCATTAAGGGAAGACGTTATCCGCAGGTAGGCCGAGTATGCATGGACCAATTTCTGGTTGATCTAGGAGAAAACCCAGATCAGATAACAACGGGCGATGAGGTCTGCCTTTTTGGTTCCCTACCAGGCGCGTTGTCTCCCAGTGAACTAGCCCAACGGCTAGGCACTATTGATTATGAGTTATTCTGTCGCCCAACTGGGCGTACTGAACGAGAGTACGTACCCTCGGGCATGGTGAAGTCGGTGAGTGATGAAAGATAGTTTCCCCTTATCGGGTCGAGTCAGTCTTCCAGAGGCGAAGGATACTCAAGACTTTGGGGAGAAACTTGGGGCTGCCCTAGAAGCAGGAGATCTCGTCATCCTCGATGGCCCTTTGGGGGCCGGGAAAACTACCCTTACTCAGGGGATAGCGCGGGGGATGGGAGTGCGAGGTAGGGTGACTTCCCCTACCTTTGTAGTCGCGCGGGAACATCGTCCGCAGCAGGGCGCTGGTTTAAGGTCCCC
This genomic interval from Corynebacterium poyangense contains the following:
- a CDS encoding WXG100 family type VII secretion target, whose amino-acid sequence is MSLLRTEADVMLATAGRVDDTNAQVQGELQRLRGVVDGVRGSWAGQAQVSFDGLMERWNSSARQIQEALSSISENIRSNAANYAHIEADNAQAFSAVGGQGLNL
- a CDS encoding WXG100 family type VII secretion target; this translates as MTQIKYQFGAIEGAAADISATSGRINQLLADLKSHIQPMVSSWEGEAATAYQAAQNQWDRAAEELNHVLATISRTVSQGNERMSDVNRRAAASWG
- the rplM gene encoding 50S ribosomal protein L13, giving the protein MSTFHPKSGDITRKWYVIDATDVVLGRLATHAANLLRGKGKPIFAPNVDCGDHVIIINADKVRVSSNKREREFRYRHSGYPGGLKTMTLGRALDLHPERTVFEAIKGMMPHNKLSRASVKKLHVFAGEDHPYAGQKPENYEIKQVAQ
- the rpsI gene encoding 30S ribosomal protein S9 — protein: MTENNTENNIADAADIAAAAAATEEFTNTIGDAVAPAESEGEVEVQAPAQHEGPIQTVGRRKRAIVRVRMVPGSGKFSCNGRTLEDYFPNKLHQQLIKDPLTLLEREGQFDIQANLKGGGPTGQAGAFRLAIARALNIYNPGDRPALKKAGFLTRDSRAVERKKAGLHKARRAPQYSKR
- the glmM gene encoding phosphoglucosamine mutase; the protein is MTRLFGTDGVRGLANKTLTASLALKLGAAAAEVLTREVHSSKRRPVAIVGRDPRVSGEMLAAALAAGMASRGVDVLRVGVLPTPAVAYLTDDYGADIGVMISASHNPMPDNGIKFFSAGGHKLPDDIEDEIENAMSELDEEGPTGHGIGRIIEEAPDARERYLHHLAHAVRTDLSGIKVVVDTANGAAFDVAPAAYRAAGAEVIAIHHKPNAYNINDECGSTHIDQIQAAVLEHGADLGLAHDGDADRCLAVDHEGHIVDGDQIMAILAVAMQEKNNLRENTLVATVMSNLGLKLAMDNAGISMVNTKVGDRYVLAELNARNLSLGGEQSGHIIQPAYSTTGDGLLTGLSLMARMAQTHSSLQELAQVMQVLPQVLINVPVSDKNAILDDPSVRAAISAAEEELGETGRVLLRASGTEELFRVMVEAASEDKARAVAGRLAAVVAAV
- a CDS encoding dienelactone hydrolase family protein, encoding MSENLKKHLSKLSKRGPHHVLVGDLDYAGLPGKVYVPAEGNGVPGIVFGHDWMKNVGKYHATLRHFASWGIAVAAPNTETGFSPDHRGFAADLESCLQIIAGVKLGTGSVTVGPGKLGLVGHGMGAGCAVLAAVDNPKVKAVAALYPAVTAPSAVAAARSLDIPGLVIGSGHDSLIDAGNPAKLAYSWRGDVAYREIAKANQLGFSEDSLLNLAIGNGKPQWSAQETARGLITGFLLHQLDQQNKYSGFSAALAEAKKVRSYVGEELAEKAGVELSSSTALSEIQN
- the glmS gene encoding glutamine--fructose-6-phosphate transaminase (isomerizing), whose translation is MCGIIGYVGNRQGMPLALDALRRMEYRGYDSAGIAVADNHQINSVKRAGKLRNLEDRIAEIGEENFHGSTAIGHTRWATHGRPTNENAHPHMSFDGKVAIVHNGIIENFAPLREELQRKGIEMMSETDSEVAAHLLALAYQEGETAGNFQASALAVLNRLEGAFTLLFMHADHPDQIIAGRRSTPLIVGVGDNEMFLGSDVAAFIEYTKNAVELGQDNVVVLRQHDFEILNFDGSPAQGRAFTIDWDLAAAEKGGFDSFMLKEIHEQPAAVRDTLAGHYHNGRVTLDEQNLSDEDLKYIDQVFVVACGSAYHSGLLAKYAIEHWVRIPVQIEVASEFRYRDPVLDERTLVLAISQSGETADTLEAVRHAKSQGAKVLAVCNTNGSQIPRESDAVLYTHAGPEIGVASTKAFLAQVAANYIVGLALAQAKGTKYPDEIAEIYRSLEEIPAKIESLLACEDQVTDIAQLLGAVRTMLFLGRGVGYPVALEGALKLKELAYIHAEGFPAGELKHGPIALIEDDLPVVVVVPSPRGVTLLHSKIVSNIQEIRARGAKTIVIAEEGDTAVEPYANWLIRIPETPSMMQPLLATVPLQFLAAEIARQCGNEDIDKPRNLAKSVTVE
- the alr gene encoding alanine racemase; the encoded protein is MIQTRIDLGAIAHNTRVVKERLRPGTQLMAVVKADGYNHGAVSVARVMVENGADALGVATLPEALELRRAGIEVPVLAWMWTPHIPSEVMAHVLSNNIAVGVASLAHAQAIAQVTQRGIPAEVYVKVETGMHRSGVDPEHWETVFSYLKNTPGVQVQGVFSHLSSADDPKNPATDLQATQFFRAIECGRAVGLELPINHLCNSPATMTRPDLHGDMVRVGVCLYGGQPVFQESFPVQPAMSWLSEVVMVKPIAQGEATSYGLTWAAQRAGYLAVVPVGYADGLPRSAQGVLEVAIKGRRYPQVGRVCMDQFLVDLGENPDQITTGDEVCLFGSLPGALSPSELAQRLGTIDYELFCRPTGRTEREYVPSGMVKSVSDER
- the tsaE gene encoding tRNA (adenosine(37)-N6)-threonylcarbamoyltransferase complex ATPase subunit type 1 TsaE produces the protein MKDSFPLSGRVSLPEAKDTQDFGEKLGAALEAGDLVILDGPLGAGKTTLTQGIARGMGVRGRVTSPTFVVAREHRPQQGAGLRSPTLIHVDAYRLLDGETDPLGALDALDLDTELDEAVVVAEWGGGLIENLSSDYLFVSLDRETAVMSDPESEERILTWRHSSE